The Maridesulfovibrio zosterae DSM 11974 genome window below encodes:
- a CDS encoding MATE family efflux transporter: MNSKSITHRQYFAIALPFIVSTVTQPLLGAVDTAVVGHLDSPIYIGGVAIGTVILNTLYWLFGFLRVSTTSQSAMALGTKKKEDIIASLSRPFILAAGMGLLFVMLQIPIWHAARSLMAPEPKVAEQAGIYFSILIWGAPFVLLNYTVIGWLMGQAKTRETLITQVSGNILNIILDIIFVTGFRLGVAGVAVASLIAQFSTLALGLYFVHQTAPISLSDYLAQLRMKSDDIRIIASSNIDLLLRTVCLLIMFNLMTKVGASLGATELATNAVLMQVTFIISYIFDGIANTSSVFSGKSVGQQDAELMSLTFLRNRQWTIGVMLIMSSIVGIFGRDLGRIFTNIPEILTNYQTVYYWGIIFPIAAGFGLTLYGIFTGAGATRPVRNSTFKALLGFLGTLAVCVPLWGNTGLWLAFIIFYIGRGAFLYPYVGQVQSKIK; the protein is encoded by the coding sequence ATGAACAGTAAATCCATCACCCATCGCCAATACTTCGCTATAGCCCTGCCGTTCATTGTTTCAACAGTCACCCAGCCTCTGCTAGGGGCTGTAGATACTGCCGTTGTAGGACATCTCGATTCACCTATATATATTGGTGGAGTTGCAATCGGCACAGTGATTCTAAATACTCTTTACTGGCTGTTCGGATTCCTCAGGGTAAGCACAACCAGCCAGAGCGCAATGGCCTTGGGCACTAAAAAGAAAGAAGATATCATTGCCAGTCTTTCTCGTCCCTTTATTCTCGCTGCAGGAATGGGTCTGCTCTTCGTAATGCTGCAAATCCCAATTTGGCATGCAGCCCGGTCACTCATGGCCCCGGAGCCGAAAGTAGCTGAGCAGGCAGGTATTTATTTTTCAATCCTGATATGGGGCGCACCTTTTGTTTTACTTAACTATACAGTCATCGGCTGGCTCATGGGGCAAGCTAAGACACGGGAAACCCTTATCACCCAGGTAAGTGGTAATATTCTAAATATTATTTTGGATATTATTTTTGTAACTGGATTCAGACTTGGAGTTGCAGGGGTTGCAGTAGCAAGTCTTATCGCCCAATTCTCTACCCTTGCTTTGGGATTATACTTCGTGCACCAAACGGCTCCCATTTCGCTATCAGATTATCTGGCACAACTCCGTATGAAAAGTGATGATATAAGGATTATTGCTTCCTCAAACATAGACCTGCTGCTGCGTACAGTATGCCTACTCATAATGTTCAACCTCATGACTAAAGTAGGAGCATCTCTTGGCGCAACAGAGCTGGCAACAAATGCAGTGCTGATGCAGGTAACTTTCATCATTAGCTATATATTTGATGGCATTGCCAACACATCAAGTGTTTTTTCCGGCAAATCAGTCGGTCAGCAAGACGCGGAACTAATGTCACTGACTTTCCTTAGGAACAGACAATGGACAATAGGGGTAATGCTCATAATGTCCAGCATAGTAGGAATATTTGGTAGAGATCTTGGAAGAATATTTACAAATATCCCGGAAATCCTGACCAATTATCAAACCGTATATTACTGGGGAATCATTTTCCCCATAGCAGCAGGCTTCGGCCTGACACTTTACGGCATATTTACCGGAGCTGGAGCGACTCGCCCGGTACGAAATTCAACATTCAAGGCACTATTAGGATTTTTAGGAACACTGGCAGTTTGCGTTCCGCTATGGGGCAACACCGGTCTATGGCTGGCATTTATTATATTTTATATTGGTCGAGGTGCTTTTCTCTATCCTTATGTGGGGCAGGTACAGTCCAAAATTAAATAA
- a CDS encoding ABC transporter ATP-binding protein, which yields MLLNVQNVTKSFPVGEDLFSKQRQQILKGVTFSMEKGECLGIVGESGSGKSTLGRIILGLEDADSGTVTFSPEVTASPLAKSVVFQDYTTSVNPRMLIKQAIAEPLLRSAMKKTALKKRIVELLNEVGLGTDLAERYPHQLSGGQLQRVCIARAIAPNPAFILFDEAVSSLDVSVQAQVLMLMRTLKEKHNIAFMFITHDITVATYVCDKLIFLNKGIVAEHINDMKKLNYAKNEYAKDLLQAAHFLEKPFTRRIQNEQ from the coding sequence ATGCTCCTTAATGTACAAAACGTGACCAAAAGTTTTCCGGTTGGCGAAGACTTGTTTTCCAAACAACGGCAGCAAATACTCAAAGGCGTAACTTTCTCTATGGAAAAAGGAGAATGCCTTGGTATTGTAGGAGAGTCAGGAAGTGGTAAAAGCACTCTGGGCAGGATCATTCTGGGACTGGAAGATGCTGACAGCGGCACAGTAACTTTCTCGCCAGAAGTGACCGCCAGCCCCCTAGCCAAAAGTGTTGTCTTTCAAGATTATACAACATCCGTAAATCCTAGAATGCTGATTAAGCAAGCCATTGCAGAACCGCTCCTGCGTTCCGCAATGAAAAAAACAGCTCTAAAAAAACGTATTGTAGAACTTCTAAATGAAGTAGGACTTGGTACAGATCTAGCTGAACGCTACCCACACCAGTTGAGTGGAGGCCAGTTACAACGCGTGTGCATTGCAAGAGCGATCGCGCCCAATCCTGCATTTATTCTCTTTGATGAAGCCGTAAGCTCACTTGACGTATCCGTTCAAGCCCAAGTCCTCATGCTTATGCGCACCCTGAAAGAAAAACACAATATTGCCTTTATGTTTATCACCCATGACATTACTGTGGCGACATACGTCTGCGACAAACTCATATTTCTCAACAAAGGAATCGTTGCCGAACATATCAATGACATGAAAAAATTAAATTACGCGAAAAATGAATATGCTAAAGATCTTCTTCAGGCTGCACATTTTCTCGAAAAACCATTCACACGTAGAATACAGAATGAACAGTAA
- a CDS encoding ABC transporter ATP-binding protein, with product MLLQVENLSITHYGHGKSTPLTQDVSFSLDHNQCLGIVGESGSGKSLTCLAINGFLNNHFEITGRAVFKGHDLLTMNKEERRKIRGRKICMILQNPMTAFNPLFTIGYHVVETITSHQKLSPADALDCMAKIFSQVNLKDPETIFNKYPHELSGGMLQRIMVALALVMRPDLIIADEPTTAIDYMSQQDVIRELKSIREYFNTALIFISHDLSLVSHLADNIIVMHNGSVVEKGKADEVFFTPQEDYTKNLIETRQHIVQTFTQIMG from the coding sequence ATGCTGCTACAAGTAGAAAACCTGTCCATAACCCATTATGGACACGGAAAATCCACTCCACTGACTCAGGATGTATCCTTTTCTTTAGACCACAATCAATGCCTTGGCATTGTGGGTGAATCCGGTAGCGGGAAAAGTCTCACCTGCTTGGCAATAAACGGATTTTTAAATAACCATTTTGAAATAACAGGTAGGGCTGTATTCAAAGGCCATGACCTGCTGACCATGAACAAGGAAGAACGTAGAAAAATTCGTGGACGAAAAATATGCATGATTTTGCAGAACCCGATGACTGCTTTTAACCCGCTATTCACGATAGGCTACCATGTTGTTGAAACAATAACCTCCCATCAGAAGTTATCGCCCGCCGATGCTCTTGACTGCATGGCAAAGATTTTTTCACAGGTGAATCTCAAAGATCCGGAAACCATATTCAACAAGTATCCTCATGAACTAAGCGGAGGAATGCTCCAACGAATCATGGTCGCTTTAGCCTTGGTCATGCGCCCGGACCTGATCATTGCTGATGAACCAACGACTGCAATTGATTATATGAGTCAGCAGGATGTGATCAGAGAACTTAAATCTATACGTGAATACTTCAATACAGCACTGATTTTTATCAGCCACGACCTGAGCCTTGTCTCGCATCTGGCCGACAATATCATCGTAATGCATAACGGCAGCGTAGTAGAAAAAGGTAAAGCCGATGAGGTGTTCTTTACCCCGCAGGAAGACTATACCAAAAACCTAATTGAAACCCGTCAACATATAGTACAAACTTTCACTCAGATTATGGGATAA
- the opp1C gene encoding nickel/cobalt ABC transporter permease, whose translation MHKILKNKTAVFCIVIIAIFTIVGIFAPWIAPHDPNETDIINTFAPSSWKYPLGTDQLGRDVASRIIFGVRTSLFYSFLTMLITAAIGAVIGITSGYFRGKFDELVMRGCDVMLSFPYEVLVLSIVGILGPGLFNIVLANIVAKLAWYVRMIRCAVISYTHSNYIQYSQTIGTSKRYILVRHLMPNVASEITLLATLDVGWIIINISTLSFLGLGVQPPTAEWGAMLNEAKEVLFSNPEQMILPGLAIMIVVSAFNLLGDSLRDIFDPKEHQ comes from the coding sequence ATGCATAAAATACTTAAAAATAAAACCGCTGTATTTTGCATTGTGATCATAGCGATCTTTACTATTGTGGGTATCTTCGCTCCCTGGATTGCCCCCCACGATCCCAATGAAACTGATATCATTAACACCTTCGCTCCATCTTCATGGAAATATCCACTCGGAACAGACCAGTTAGGGCGAGATGTAGCTTCAAGAATCATCTTTGGAGTTAGAACCTCCCTCTTCTATTCCTTTTTAACCATGCTCATAACTGCTGCAATAGGCGCTGTTATAGGTATTACTTCAGGGTACTTCAGAGGAAAATTTGACGAACTCGTCATGCGTGGTTGTGATGTTATGCTTTCATTTCCTTATGAAGTTCTCGTTTTAAGCATTGTTGGAATTCTCGGCCCCGGACTTTTCAATATCGTCCTAGCTAACATCGTGGCCAAGTTGGCGTGGTATGTAAGGATGATACGCTGCGCGGTAATCTCTTATACACACAGCAATTATATTCAATATTCGCAAACCATCGGAACTTCAAAAAGATACATTCTGGTTCGGCACCTCATGCCCAACGTAGCGAGTGAAATAACTCTGCTGGCAACACTTGATGTAGGTTGGATCATCATCAATATATCTACGCTATCCTTCCTTGGACTCGGCGTTCAACCTCCCACGGCAGAATGGGGAGCAATGCTTAACGAAGCCAAAGAAGTGCTTTTCAGTAACCCCGAACAGATGATTTTACCCGGCCTAGCAATCATGATTGTGGTCTCGGCTTTCAACCTTCTGGGTGACAGCCTGCGTGATATTTTCGATCCCAAGGAGCACCAATAA
- the opp1B gene encoding nickel/cobalt ABC transporter permease, with amino-acid sequence MHVYIIRRTLIALATLLAVSFLSFSLVNLTPANPAEVALRVNDVIPTPEAIQEMKIELGMDKPFLVRYAIWLERCAHLDFGTSFTNTNRTVAGELARSFPYTLKLTSVALVLLILISLPVGVASAVWKDSLFDKGVRFIIFAGTSVPNYWLAFLLIWLFSLTWKILPSSGTSSLAHYILPALSLNTLYIATYVRLIRNSMLENMKENYTLYARARGISEKKIIWLHVLKNSLQSSITALGIGIVRILSGTVVIENIFAIPGIGRLCVASIFNRDYPTLQAYIFIMGVFFVLTNFSIDILHCMVDPRLKTRAQHA; translated from the coding sequence ATGCATGTTTATATTATCCGCAGGACCCTGATCGCCCTTGCAACACTGCTCGCGGTTTCATTCCTTTCATTTTCATTAGTCAATCTTACTCCAGCCAATCCGGCTGAGGTGGCTTTGCGGGTCAATGATGTGATTCCAACACCGGAAGCCATTCAGGAAATGAAGATTGAGCTCGGTATGGATAAACCGTTTCTGGTTCGTTACGCCATCTGGTTGGAGCGCTGTGCTCATTTGGATTTCGGAACATCATTTACCAACACGAATCGTACTGTTGCCGGAGAACTTGCCCGTAGCTTTCCATATACACTTAAACTGACAAGTGTAGCGCTTGTCCTCCTAATTCTCATCAGTTTGCCGGTGGGAGTAGCCAGCGCAGTATGGAAAGACAGCCTCTTTGATAAAGGTGTGCGGTTCATAATTTTCGCAGGAACATCAGTACCTAATTACTGGTTGGCATTTCTCCTAATCTGGCTATTCTCACTAACTTGGAAAATTTTGCCAAGCAGCGGGACCAGCTCCCTCGCACATTACATTCTTCCAGCACTTTCTCTGAACACTCTCTATATTGCGACCTATGTACGCTTGATACGCAACAGTATGCTGGAAAACATGAAAGAAAATTATACTCTCTACGCCCGGGCTCGCGGTATTTCTGAAAAAAAGATTATCTGGCTGCACGTGCTTAAGAACTCACTTCAATCATCCATAACCGCACTGGGGATAGGGATAGTCCGCATACTCTCCGGAACAGTGGTAATCGAAAATATTTTTGCCATTCCCGGAATAGGAAGACTCTGTGTGGCTAGTATTTTCAACCGCGACTACCCTACCCTACAAGCATATATTTTTATCATGGGCGTATTTTTCGTACTCACGAACTTCAGCATAGACATACTACACTGCATGGTTGACCCAAGATTGAAGACGAGGGCGCAACATGCATAA
- the nikA gene encoding nickel ABC transporter substrate-binding protein, which translates to MRNKSLIVLLVLTMVFGLTALGQATTAKDTLVMANYRDLRDLNPHLYGGEIFGQNLLFEGLVFLDQTGNPTPWLAESWKVSPDGKLYTFKLRDDVSFTDGTKFNAKTAKQNFDTLLENGTRHGWLESIRLMLAVQNKGKEAVRTTGEYTLEIEFAEPYYPFIVELGVTRPFRMISPKCFKGKTSKNGVNCLHGTGSYILKDNTVDEYSEFVANENYWGKKPAIKKIIAKVIPDNQARLIALESGDIDLVYGLNLISPKAYKRFENKKGFGTVMSDPMSTRMMILNTTRPELSDARVRRALQYLTNRQIISDKIMLGMETPAYTLFSKNIPCANIDLEPYKYDPKKAAVLLDEAGWKMDGSIRKKDGKELKITLTYDSDKVLERTIAQYLQSMWGKSGVKMKIVGEEEQAHRDRLKGGDFDISFNISWGTPYDPQSFIGAMRKPVYGDYAAQQGLKEKAQIDQAILDALKSVDIKKRQEHYTYILKTLHEEAVYLPLTYERNRAIFSDKVKDVGFNPSQFEIPLQRMKLQ; encoded by the coding sequence ATGCGTAACAAATCTTTGATTGTTTTGCTTGTTCTTACGATGGTTTTTGGCCTTACAGCTTTGGGACAGGCCACCACCGCTAAGGACACCTTGGTCATGGCCAACTACCGCGACCTGCGAGATCTGAATCCTCACCTCTATGGCGGTGAAATTTTTGGTCAAAACCTTCTTTTTGAAGGGCTTGTATTTCTGGATCAAACCGGAAATCCAACTCCGTGGCTTGCAGAAAGCTGGAAAGTTAGCCCTGACGGCAAGCTATATACTTTTAAACTGCGCGACGATGTATCCTTCACTGATGGAACTAAATTCAACGCAAAAACAGCTAAACAAAACTTTGACACCCTGCTTGAGAATGGCACCCGTCATGGCTGGCTGGAGTCCATTAGGCTCATGCTCGCAGTACAAAATAAAGGTAAAGAAGCTGTTCGCACGACAGGCGAATACACACTGGAAATAGAATTTGCTGAGCCTTATTACCCTTTTATTGTAGAGCTTGGCGTAACACGCCCTTTCCGCATGATTTCCCCCAAATGCTTTAAAGGAAAAACATCCAAAAACGGCGTAAACTGCCTGCACGGAACAGGCAGTTATATACTGAAAGACAACACAGTTGATGAATATTCTGAATTTGTTGCCAATGAAAACTACTGGGGTAAGAAACCTGCTATCAAAAAGATTATCGCCAAAGTTATCCCCGACAATCAGGCTCGCCTGATAGCACTTGAAAGCGGTGATATCGACCTCGTTTACGGTCTCAATCTGATCAGCCCTAAAGCTTATAAACGTTTCGAAAATAAAAAAGGTTTCGGAACAGTTATGTCCGATCCCATGTCCACCCGCATGATGATCTTGAACACTACTCGCCCCGAGCTTAGCGATGCTCGCGTACGTAGAGCTCTCCAATATCTTACCAATCGCCAAATCATCAGTGACAAAATTATGCTTGGAATGGAAACTCCGGCATACACTCTGTTTTCCAAAAACATCCCCTGCGCAAATATTGATCTTGAACCTTACAAATACGATCCTAAAAAAGCTGCTGTTCTGCTAGATGAAGCAGGCTGGAAAATGGATGGTTCCATCCGTAAGAAAGACGGAAAAGAGCTCAAAATAACGTTGACTTACGACAGCGACAAAGTCCTTGAACGCACCATAGCTCAATACCTGCAAAGCATGTGGGGCAAATCTGGAGTTAAGATGAAAATCGTAGGTGAAGAAGAACAGGCTCACCGCGACCGTCTCAAAGGCGGAGATTTCGACATCTCCTTCAACATATCTTGGGGAACTCCATACGATCCGCAATCATTCATCGGAGCTATGCGCAAACCAGTATACGGAGACTACGCTGCGCAGCAGGGACTTAAAGAAAAAGCTCAGATTGATCAGGCTATCCTTGATGCCCTGAAATCCGTGGACATAAAAAAACGCCAGGAACATTACACATACATTTTGAAAACACTGCACGAAGAGGCTGTTTATCTGCCGCTTACTTACGAGCGCAACCGCGCTATTTTCAGTGATAAAGTCAAGGATGTAGGATTCAATCCATCCCAGTTTGAAATTCCGCTCCAGCGCATGAAACTACAATAA
- a CDS encoding phosphatidylserine decarboxylase, with product MKNSFRIFASVFLFISFLSISSISTASEKISIPEDCPCKGAITDLIDAYNHDKVFKVLIDEAFKNMQPVSEEYRKGGNPWVGRTFADLIPFFVEWSSFLPEAKGSHDNGLKYIEQMDLFAYKNPFGRVAFQTSPGIDIFNRFARERGEYLSSRASIKYVAKWLADPRIEKEEYDLPNPKAADGGFKSYNDFFSRKFKDINKVRPQTMPGRDYIISAPTDAIMNSIPAKIVDRTTKIRTKGTQELNIKELLKGSRYWSHFVGGTALSCILMPNTYHYYHAPVGGKIIETRLVDGALLGMEDFPKFVPANGNVGAYGASFGAFESYQRGYFIIDTGKYGLVGVVPVGLSTVGSVIFKDKFLKAKDPVAVKRGDELGHFLYGGSMVILIFEPGKYSSDAIKVRLGNQIGIFDTNSTN from the coding sequence ATGAAAAACAGTTTCCGTATATTTGCATCTGTGTTCTTGTTTATAAGTTTCCTTTCTATTTCATCTATATCTACTGCGTCCGAAAAAATATCCATTCCAGAGGATTGTCCATGTAAAGGGGCTATTACAGATCTTATCGATGCTTATAATCATGATAAGGTCTTTAAGGTGCTTATTGATGAGGCATTTAAAAATATGCAGCCTGTTTCGGAAGAATACAGGAAAGGTGGTAATCCTTGGGTGGGGAGAACATTTGCCGACCTGATTCCGTTTTTTGTGGAGTGGAGTTCTTTTCTACCGGAAGCAAAGGGCAGTCATGATAACGGGCTTAAATATATAGAACAGATGGATCTGTTTGCATATAAAAATCCATTTGGTCGAGTCGCTTTCCAGACTTCACCGGGAATTGATATATTCAATCGTTTTGCACGTGAGCGCGGTGAATATCTATCAAGCAGAGCTTCGATAAAATATGTAGCCAAATGGCTCGCTGATCCCCGTATTGAAAAGGAAGAATACGACTTGCCAAATCCAAAAGCTGCTGATGGTGGATTTAAGTCTTACAATGACTTTTTTTCACGTAAGTTTAAAGATATCAACAAGGTCCGCCCGCAGACTATGCCGGGCCGAGATTATATTATTTCCGCGCCGACCGATGCTATTATGAATTCCATTCCTGCAAAAATTGTAGATCGAACCACCAAGATCAGGACTAAAGGTACTCAGGAACTGAATATTAAGGAGCTACTGAAAGGATCACGCTATTGGAGTCATTTTGTTGGTGGTACGGCTCTATCTTGTATTCTGATGCCTAATACCTACCACTACTATCATGCTCCGGTCGGCGGTAAAATTATTGAAACACGTCTAGTGGACGGAGCATTGCTGGGGATGGAAGATTTTCCAAAATTCGTTCCGGCTAATGGCAACGTAGGGGCTTACGGTGCAAGTTTTGGTGCGTTTGAAAGCTATCAGCGTGGTTATTTTATTATAGATACCGGAAAATACGGTCTTGTAGGAGTTGTTCCTGTGGGGCTAAGCACTGTTGGGTCCGTTATATTCAAAGACAAGTTTCTCAAAGCGAAAGATCCGGTAGCGGTCAAGCGTGGTGATGAATTGGGACACTTTCTTTATGGAGGGTCTATGGTTATTTTAATTTTTGAACCCGGAAAATACAGTTCCGATGCGATTAAGGTTCGTCTGGGGAATCAAATCGGTATATTTGATACCAATTCAACTAATTAA
- a CDS encoding LuxR C-terminal-related transcriptional regulator: MTNQGENVNSGRLPEEISDVFESFSDFILFTDDSGLICSANPPAVDFFDGPLTKRRIWSLLGVDSSGIDAFLQSFPAESVHEIPYGESGGSYSLRFISLRRPYCSGGFVAIITNNAPLVELHETYEERIEDNIAALDDSISLFNALFEAAQDPTILADSTFRILTSNPASERLLGRSSTLSGNSCLNIFNAESARVVRQYFETCTTEIPVPFDDLLTVRDSDGNDISVELTMHKVRLQSGIVFHLVLRDMSDIQRLETGLEESREQVDGMNVALRTVIESVEEEKKDMHEEFALQVREQILPALDRMIKEPLPQLRTSFGLFIKERLSALAGESGDHFEELLLKLTPREVEICRYIESGKSSERIAELLAIAADTVRTHRKNIRRKLGLRGKSVSLISYLKSQIGS; this comes from the coding sequence GTGACTAATCAAGGTGAAAACGTCAATTCCGGGCGACTGCCTGAAGAGATCTCTGACGTTTTTGAGTCTTTTTCAGACTTCATTTTATTTACCGATGATAGCGGTCTTATCTGTTCGGCGAATCCTCCTGCTGTAGATTTTTTTGATGGGCCTTTGACTAAACGAAGAATATGGAGCCTTTTAGGGGTCGATTCATCGGGAATAGATGCCTTTTTACAATCTTTTCCTGCTGAAAGTGTCCATGAAATTCCTTATGGCGAAAGCGGTGGAAGCTATTCCCTACGCTTCATTTCCTTAAGGAGACCGTACTGTTCGGGAGGATTTGTTGCAATTATTACAAATAATGCTCCACTCGTAGAGCTGCATGAGACCTATGAGGAGCGTATTGAAGATAATATTGCAGCATTAGATGATAGTATTTCTCTTTTCAATGCTTTGTTTGAAGCCGCGCAAGACCCCACAATACTTGCTGATTCTACCTTTAGAATACTGACATCGAATCCTGCTTCTGAGAGACTTCTCGGACGTAGTTCAACTCTTTCCGGGAACAGTTGCCTTAATATTTTCAATGCTGAATCAGCCAGAGTTGTGCGACAGTATTTTGAGACTTGCACTACTGAAATACCTGTTCCATTTGATGACCTGCTAACAGTGCGTGATAGTGACGGTAACGATATTTCTGTTGAGTTGACCATGCATAAAGTCCGGCTGCAGTCGGGGATAGTTTTTCATCTTGTGCTGCGTGATATGAGTGATATTCAACGCCTTGAAACCGGTCTTGAAGAGAGCCGTGAGCAGGTTGACGGAATGAACGTGGCTCTGCGTACTGTCATTGAGTCGGTAGAGGAAGAGAAGAAGGATATGCATGAAGAATTTGCCCTGCAGGTCCGGGAGCAGATCTTACCCGCATTGGACCGTATGATAAAAGAGCCGCTTCCGCAGCTGCGCACCAGCTTTGGTCTGTTTATAAAAGAACGCCTTTCAGCTTTAGCAGGTGAGAGCGGGGATCATTTTGAGGAACTCCTGCTTAAGCTTACTCCTCGTGAAGTTGAAATCTGCCGCTATATTGAGTCTGGAAAGAGTTCTGAAAGAATTGCTGAGTTGTTGGCGATAGCGGCAGACACAGTACGTACCCACCGAAAAAATATCCGCCGTAAACTTGGTTTGCGTGGCAAGAGTGTTTCTCTGATTTCTTATCTTAAAAGCCAGATTGGCTCATAA
- a CDS encoding ABC transporter substrate-binding protein: protein MRRFTTLYLMVFTLFIAVAVSGCAQQEKKGLEKVKESGEVSFAMSGGYPPFNFYNNKNELVGFDVDVAKEVAKRLGVKLKPVTTEWSGIIEGLRSGIYSGILGSMAATEQRKKVVDFSIPYYYSGAQMFVREDAPFKSVQDLKSKAIGLVTGTTFEQDAKKLGVTDIRLYKDDTQTLTELSNGVIDGVITDRVVGVNAMNSGKFKIKPLGSPLRREDIAVAFRKDDKTLTDQVDKILNQMHEDGTLTKLSKKWLNVDITKK, encoded by the coding sequence ATGAGACGTTTTACTACCTTGTACCTTATGGTGTTCACTTTGTTTATCGCTGTGGCTGTATCCGGCTGTGCCCAGCAGGAAAAAAAAGGTTTGGAGAAAGTTAAAGAGTCCGGTGAAGTCAGTTTTGCTATGAGTGGGGGGTACCCTCCGTTTAATTTTTACAACAATAAGAATGAGCTCGTCGGCTTTGATGTGGATGTGGCTAAAGAAGTTGCAAAAAGACTAGGCGTGAAGCTTAAACCTGTCACCACTGAATGGAGCGGCATAATTGAAGGGTTACGTTCCGGAATTTATAGCGGGATTCTTGGCAGTATGGCCGCCACCGAACAGCGTAAGAAGGTCGTGGATTTTTCCATTCCTTATTATTATTCGGGCGCACAAATGTTCGTCCGTGAAGATGCTCCATTTAAATCCGTTCAGGACTTGAAATCAAAGGCTATCGGGCTCGTTACCGGAACCACTTTTGAGCAGGATGCCAAAAAACTGGGAGTCACCGACATTCGCCTTTATAAGGACGACACTCAAACTCTTACCGAACTTTCAAATGGTGTTATCGACGGAGTTATTACCGACCGCGTTGTGGGCGTGAATGCCATGAATAGTGGTAAATTTAAGATAAAACCTCTCGGTTCCCCTCTGCGCAGGGAAGATATTGCAGTTGCTTTTCGTAAGGATGACAAGACATTGACTGATCAGGTGGATAAGATACTTAACCAGATGCACGAAGATGGCACTCTTACGAAGCTTAGTAAGAAGTGGCTAAATGTGGATATTACTAAAAAATAA